The following proteins are co-located in the Xyrauchen texanus isolate HMW12.3.18 chromosome 43, RBS_HiC_50CHRs, whole genome shotgun sequence genome:
- the dcp2 gene encoding m7GpppN-mRNA hydrolase, whose protein sequence is MESKRWEIPNGVLDDLCSRFILHIPSEERDNAIRVCFQIELAHWFYLDFCLQNSPGLPQCGIRDFAKAVFNHCPFLLPHGEDVQKVLEQWKEYKMGVPTFGAIILDETLDNVLLVQGYLAKSGWGFPKGKVNEDEAFHDCAVREVLEETGFDIRDRICKKTYIEQRISDQLARLYIIPGVPKDTKFNPKTRKEIRNIEWFPLDKLPCHRNDMTPKSKLGLAPNKFFMAIPFMRQLKEWIAKHKGESTSSDEDLASSGSTPSKPFHSKLRKSQMLVEALPGSGEGWSKQKQTAQSELLDVLKPKNHVKGNGKRRQDSPNMKKRANGVSNQQKDDKKLQPRRLQDNFDTDLTDNVNVYNGQTSVCYGDSEYIISSQSFLGFKFDREAIMKSCFDS, encoded by the exons ATGGAGTCAAAAAGATGGGAGATCCCCAACGGCGTACTGGACGACCTTTGCAG TCGCTTCATTCTTCATATCCCCAGTGAAGAGAGGGACAATGCAATCAGAGTTTGCTTCCAGATTGAGCTTGCCCATTGGTTTTACCTGGATTTCTGTTTGCAGAATTCACCAGGATTACCTCAGTGTGGGATAAGGGACTTTGCCAAGGCTG TTTTTAATCACTGTCCATTCCTGCTGCCCCATGGAGAGGATGTTCAGAAGGTTTTAGAGCAGTGGAAAGAGTATAAGATGGGTGTACCTACATTTGGGGCAATTATTCTTGATGAAACACTTGACAAT GTGTTGCTAGTCCAGGGCTATTTGGCCAAGTCTGGCTGGGGATTTCCTAAAGGGAAAGTAAATGAAGATGAGGCTTTCCACGACTGTGCTGTGAGAGAA GTTTTGGAGGAGACAGGCTTTGATATCCGGGACCGGATCTGCAAAAAGACATATATTGAACAGAGAATTTCAGATCAATTGGCTCGATTGTATATTATTCCAGGAGTTCCTAAGGACACAAAGTTTAACCCCAAGACCAGAAAGGAAATACGG AACATTGAATGGTTCCCATTGGACAAGCTGCCCTGTCACAGGAACGATATGACTCCTAAATCCAAGCTTGGACTGGCTCCAAATAAGTTTTTCATGGCTATTCCATTTATGAG GCAGCTCAAAGAGTGGATAGCCAAACACAAAGGAGAATCAACAAGCAGTGATGAGGATTTGGCATCCAGTGGCAGCACACCGTCCAAACCATTCCA CTCTAAGCTTAGAAAGTCTCAGATGTTGGTGGAAGCATTGCCAGGGTCGGGTGAGGGCTGGTCAAAGCAAAAACAAACTGCCCAGAGTGAATTATTAGATGTGCTTAAACCCAAG AATCATGTGAAAGGCAACGGAAAGAGACGCCAGGACTCTCCAAATATGAAAAAAAGAGCTAACGGTGTCAGTAACCAGCAG AAAGATGACAAGAAACTTCAGCCCAGAAGACTGCAGGATAATTTTGACACAG ATTTAACTGATAATGTAAATGTCTATAATGGACAGACGAGCGTGTGTTATGGGGACTCTGAGTACATCATATCCTCGCAGTCGTTCCTCGGCTTCAAATTCGACAGGGAGGCCATCATGAAATCCTGCTTTGACTCCTGA